In the genome of Segnochrobactrum spirostomi, the window CTCCCACAGCTTCACCGCGTGGTCGTAGAGCCGGGCGCTCTCGGTGAAGAGGTAGTTCGAGCGGACGATCGTGGTGTTGCGGCCGGTGTTGCCGCCGCCGAGCCAGCCGCGCTCGATCACCGCCACGTTGCGGATGCCGTGTTCCTTGGCGAGATAATAGGCGGTCGCGAGCCCGTGCCCGCCGCCACCGATGATGACGACGTCATAAGCGGGCTTCGGCTCCGGCGTGCGCCATTGCGGCTGCCAGCCGGCATGGCCGCCGAACGCCTTCGCGGCGAGGGAGAAGACGGAGAATTTCTGCATCGGCGCAAGAACCCTCGGGAGCATGGCCCTCGGGAGAACGCCTCCCGGACCCTGTCATGATGGGATTGATCGGCCGTTCAATGCGAGAACGGAGACGGCGGTGGCGTTGAACATTTGCGACGCGGCATGTCGGGAATGCCCCAGCGCGGTAGCACGGGCAAGGCTGCCTCGTTGAGAGGGACGCTGAATGCCTGTTCACCGTTCAACGGGCGTCAGCGAGCACCATCGCGGCCCCTTCTCGGCGATCATGATGGTGGGGGAATTGGTGTTGCCGGAGGTGATGCGCGGCATCACCGAGGCGTCGATCACCCGCAGCGCCTCGACGCCCAGGACGGCGAGGCGCGCGTCGGTCACGGCCGCGGGGTCGCTCGGCAGGCCCATGCGGGCGGTGCCGACGGGGTGGAAGATCGTCGTGCCGATCGCGCCGGCGGCCTCGGCGAGCTCGTCGTCGGTCTCCAAAGCCGCGCCGGGGCGATATTCCTCCGGCCGGAAGCGGGCGAGCGCCGGGGCGGCGGCGACGCGGCGGGCGAGCCGGATCGAATCGATCGCGACGCGGCGGTCGGCCTCGGCCGAGAGATAATGCGGCGCGATCTTCGGCGCCGCCGCGGCATCCCGCGAGGCGATGTGGATGGTGCCGCGGCTCTCGGGGCGCAGATTGCAGACGCTCACCGTCATGGCGTCGAACGGATGCAGGTCGTCGCCGAACTTGTCGAGGGAGAGCGGCTGGACATGGAATTGGACGTTCGGCCGCTCGAAATCCGGCGAGGAGGCCGCGAAGGCGCCGAGTTGCGAGGGGGCCATGGTGAGGGCACCGCGGCGGAACAGAGCATAGTCGAGGCCCATCAGCGCCCGCCGCCCGAGCGAGCGATAGAGCGTGTTCATCGTCGCCGTGCCGGACACCTTGTAGACGAGGCGCAGTTGCAGGTGGTCCTGCAGGTTCTCGCCGACGCCGGGGGCATGGTGGACCACGGGCACACCGAGCGCCTGCAAATGCTCGCCGTCGCCGATGCCGGAGCGCTCCAGGATCGCCGGCGAGCCGACCGCGCCGGCGGCGAGGATGACCTCGCGGCGCGCCTTGAGAATACGGGTGCCGCCGCCCTGGCGGATGACGAGCCCGACCGCCCGCTTGCCCTCGAACACCAGCCGCTCGGCGAGCGCTTCGGTGATGACCGTCAGGTTCGGCCGCTTCAGCGCCGGCTTGAGGAAGCCGCGCGCCGCGCTCCAGCGGCGGCCGCGCTTCTGGTTCACCTGGAAATAGGCGCAGCCCGCATTGTCGCCGGTGTTGAAATCCCGCGTGCGGGGGATGCCGCTCTCGGCCGCCGCGGCGCGGAAGGCGTCGAGGATCGGCCATTCGATGCGCGGGAGATCGACCCGCCACTCGCCACCCGCCCCGTGGAAGGGACCGGCGCCGAAGACGTGGTCCTCGTGGCGCTTGAAGATCGGCAGAACGTCGTCCCAACCCCAGCCGTCGAGGCCCAGTTGGCGCCAGTGATCGTAATCGCCGGCCTGGCCGCGCATATAGATCATGGCGTTGATGGCCGACGACCCGCCGATGACCTTGCCGCGGGGATAAGCGAGACTGCGGCCGCCGAGGCCCGGCTCCGCCTCGGTGCGGAACATCCAATCGGCGCGGGGATTGCCGATGGCGAAGAGATAGCCGGCCGGGATGTGGAACCAGATCCAGCGATCGCGCCGGCCGCCCTCGACCAAGGCGACGCGGTAGCGGCCACCCTCCGACAGGCGGTTGGCGAGGACGCATCCGGCCGAGCCCGCCCCGGCGATGACGAAATCGAAAATGTCCTCGCTCACGCGACGCCCCTCCCCGGCACGAGCCCGATATGCGAACGCCGCCCCTCTTGCGAAGGGCGGCGTCCTGTTTTCGGGGAGAGCCGCGGCGGAAGCAAGGCCGGCGCAGCGCCGTCTCGTCCCGCCGGTCTTCCGGCTCTCGTCAATCCTGGCCGATCTGGCTCACGTCGCGGATTGCGCCGCGGGAGGCCGACGTGGTGAGCGCCGCATAGGCCTTGAGCGCGGCCGAGACCTGGCGGGGGCGCGGCTTCGCCGGCTTCCAGGCGGCCTTGCCCTTGGCCTCCATGGCGGCGCGGCGACGGGCGATCTCCTCGTCCGGCACGGCGAGGCGGATCGAGCGGTTCGGGATGTCGATCTCGATCCGGTCGCCGTCCTCGACGAGGCCGATGGCGCCGCCCTCGGCCGCTTCCGGCGAGACGTGGCCGATCGACAGGCCCGAAGAGCCGCCCGAGAAGCGGCCGTCGGTGATGAGCGCGCACGCCTTGCCGAGGCCCTTCGACTTCAGGTAGCTCGTCGGATAGAGCATCTCCTGCATGCCGGGACCGCCGCGCGGCCCCTCGTAGCGGATCAGCACGATGTCGCCCGGCACGATCTTGCCGCCGAGAATGCCCTCGACCGCCGCGTCCTGGCTCTCGAAGATGCGGGCCGGGCCGGCAAACGTGAGGATGCTCTCGTCCACGCCCGCGGTCTTCACGATGCAGCCGTCCTCGGCGAGGTTGCCGAAGAGCACGGCGAGGCCGCCGTCCTTGGAGAAGGCATGCGCGGCATCGCGGATCGCACCGGTCTCGCGGTCGGCATCGACCTCGCGGTAGCGGCGATCCTGGCTGAACGCGACCTGGGTCGGGATGCCGCCCGGCGAGGCGCGGAAGAAGGTCTCCACGCTCTCGCTCTTGGTCCGCTTGATGTCCCAGCGGTCGAGGCCCTTCGCCAGGGTCTCGGAATGCACGGTCGGCAGGTCGGTCTTGATGAGGCCGGCGCGGTCGAGTTCGCCCAGGATGCCGACGATGCCGCCGGCGCGGTGGACGTCTTCCATGTGCACGTTCGGCACCGAGGGCGCGACCTTGCAGAGCACCGGCACCCGGCGCGACAACCGGTCGATGTCCTGCATGGTGAACGGCACGCCCGCCTCGTAGGCGGCGGCGAGCAGATGCAGCACGGTGTTGGTCGAGCCGCCCATGGCGATGTCGAGCGTCATCGCGTTCTCGAACGCCGAGAAGCTAGCGATCGAGCGCGGCAGCACGCTCTCGTCGCCCTGCTCGTAATAGCGGCGGGCGAGATCGACGATGAGATGTCCCGCTTCGACGAACAGGCGACGGCGATCGGCGTGGGTGGCGACGATCGTGCCGTTGCCCGGCAGCGACAGGCCAAGGGCCTCGGTCAGGCAGTTCATCGAGTTCGCGGTGAACATGCCCGAGCACGAACCGCAGGTCGGGCAGGCCGAGCGCTCGATGATCTTCACGTCCTCGTCCGACACGCGGTCGTCGGCGGCGGCGACCATGGCGTCGACGAGATCGAGCGCCTTTTCCTTGCCGCCGAGCACGACCTTGCCGGCCTCCATCGGGCCGCCCGAGACGAACACGACCGGGATGTTGATGCGCAGCGCCGCCATCAGCATGCCGGGAGTGATCTTGTCGCAGTTCGAGATGCAGACCATGGCGTCCGCACAATGGGCGTTCACCATGTACTCGACGCTGTCGGCGATGAGGTCGCGCGAGGGCAGCGAATAGAGCATGCCGTCGTGGCCCATCGCGATGCCGTCATCGACCGCGATGGTGTTGAATTCCTTGGCGACGCCGCCCGCCTCTTCGATCTCGCGGGCGACGAGCTGGCCGAGATCCTTGAGATGGACGTGGCCTGGCACGAACTGAGTGAAGGAGTTTACGACGGCGATAATGGGCTTTCCGAAATCCTGATCCTTCATGCCCGTGGCACGCCACAGGCCCCGCGCACCCGCCATGTTGCGGCCGTGGGTGGTGGTCCGGGAACGGTAGGCCGGCATCGTCGTAGTCCTTGTTGTTCGTTCACACGCGGCGAGAGGCCGCGGAGCCTTCATCTATAGCAGCGGCGCCCTTTTCGCATCCCCCTTCCGGCTTTTCTAAAGTGCGCGATGCCGTGACGTCGCCGCGGCGCGCAGGGCGCACGTCGTGCCACCATGATCATTGCGGCGCGGCGGATCGGCATTTCGACTTGACTTTTCGCAGAAATCCGCCATCTACGGAGCGGGTTTACCGGGCGCGTGACCGAGACGTCTTCCCATCGTCGGCCAGCCGGACCCTTCATCAGACACATTTTTTGACTGCCCAATCACGCGGGGCGTCTCAAAGACCCCGCGATCGGCCGTCGGCTCGTGGCACGAGATGCCACAGTGCGCGCTCCGTTCGCGCAACCGAAAGACTTGCTTTGACCTCTTTCCAAGACCTCGGCCTCGCCGAGCCGATCCTCAAGGCGCTCGCCGAAGAAGGCTATGATGCGCCGACCCCGATCCAGGCGGACGCTATTCCGCCCGTCCTCGCCGGACGCGACCTCCTCGGCATCGCCCAGACCGGAACCGGCAAGACCGCTGCGTTCGCCCTGCCGATCCTGCACCATCTCGCCCAGCACACCCGGCCGGTCGGCCGGCGCGGCTGCCGGGTGCTCGTCCTGAGCCCGACCCGCGAACTCGCCGGTCAGATCCAGGATTCCTTCAAGGCCTACGGCCGCCACCTGAAGTTCACCGTGACGCTCGCCATCGGCGGCGTGCCGATCGGCCGCCAGACCCGCGCGCTGATGCCGGGCGTCGACGTACTCGTCGCCACGCCGGGCCGCGTCATCGACCTCTACGAACAGGGCGCGGTCAAGTTCGACGAGATCGAGGTGCTCGTTCTCGACGAGGCCGACCGCATGCTCGAGGTCGGTTTCATCCACGCCATCCGCGCCATCATCGCCAAGCTGCCGCAGAAGCGTCAGGGCCTGTTCTTCTCGGCCACCATGCCGAAGGAGATCGCCGACCTCGCCAACCGCCTGCTGCGCGATCCGATCGAGGTCGCGGTGACCCCGGTCTCCAAGACTGCCGACCGCATCGAGCAGAGCGTACTCTATATCGACCAGGGGGCGAAGAGCCGCCTGCTCGCCGAGATCCTCAAGGCTGAGCCGATCGACCGCGCCATCGTGTTCACCCGCACCAAGCACGGTGCCGACCGGGTGGTGCGCAACCTCGCCGCTTCCGGCGTCACCGCCGAGGCGATCCACGGCAACAAGTCCCAGGGTCAGCGGGAACGCGCGCTCGGCAATTTCCGTGAGGGCCGCACCCGCATCCTGATCGCGACCGACATCGCGGCGCGCGGCATCGACGTCGACGGCGTCAGCCACGTCTTCAATTTCGATCTGCCGAACATTCCCGAGAGCTATGTCCACCGCATCGGGCGCACCGCGCGCGCCGGCGCTTCGGGCATCGCCATCTCGTTCTGCGCCGGCGACGAGCGCGATTATCTGCGCCAGATCGAGAAGCTGACGCGCCAGCCGATCGCCCTCGCGACCGCCTATGCCTCCACCGCGGCGGCCCTCGCCGGCTCCGGTCCGGTGGTTGCCGACGACCGCGACCGCCGCGAAGACGCACGCGGCGGTGGCCGTGGCCGCAACGGCGGCGGCCGCCAGGACGGTGGCCGCAGCAACGGCGCAGGGCGCAACAACAACGGCCAGCGCCGCAGCGACGGCCGTGCCGCTTCGGGCGGCCAGCGCAACGAGCCCCGCAACGGCGCCGACCCCCGCGTCGGCGCAGAGCGTCCCGCGAACACCGACGCCCGGCCGAACCGGGCCGGCGGCCGCGACGAAGCCCGCACCGAAGGGCGCCGCGAGGCACCCCGCAAGGCGCAGGGCGCGGCGGGCGCGGCAAACGGCGGCGAGCGGAGCGCGACCCCGCGGCGCGACCACGAGGGCGGCGGACGCCGCTCCGGCGGTCACGTCACCGGCGCGCGCGATGGGGCGAGCCGTGACGGCGGACGCCGCGACGGCGGCCGCGGACGGTCGGCGGATCAGGGCGGCGGCGATATCGCCGGCGTCCGCTTCCTCGCCGAACCGGCGCGGCGCGGCGAGCGCGACAGCTCGGCGGGTCGCCCCCGCCGCTGATGCCATTCATTCCGGCACGCATCCCGGAAAAGTCATTCAACTTTTCCTTCAGATGCTCTAAGCCGGCGCAAGCGTGAAGACGGAGACGGGCTGTATGGCCAAAGAAGAACTACTCGAGTTCGAAGGCGTGGTGACCGAGGTGCTGCCGGACGGCCACTTCCGGGTCACCCTCGACAACGACCATCAGGTGCTGGCCTACGCGGCCGGACGCATGAAGAAGAACCGAATCAAGACCCTGGTCGGCGACCGCGTGACGGTCGAGATGTCGCCCTACGACCTCGACAAGGGCCGGATCAACTTCCGCCACAAGACCGGCGGCGCCCCGCCCCCGGGCGCGCCGCAGCGCCGCCCGCCGCCGCGCCGCCGCTGAGGCCACTGCGGTCGAGGCGAGGCCCCGCGACCTTCGAGACCCCGGACGGTTCCGCCGTCCGGCGGCTCTCCGCGGTACTTCGATCCCGATATGAAAAACGGCGCGCCGGGCATCCCCGGCGCGCCGTTTTCGTTTGGATGGTTGGCTGATCGAGCAGTGGAGCGCGCCCGCACCTCTCATCACTGCCTCCTGGGCCGCCATTCGCGGCCCTCGGTCCCCGGGACGAGCCCGGGGATGACCAGTGAGAGGGACGCGCCCGGTCGATTTATTCTCCGGGCGCCGGATGCTGCGCGGCGCGCTCCTCGGCGGCGTGGTCATCGGCCGGCTTCGGATTGCGCCAGGCGATCAGGCGATAGAACATCGGGATGAAGAAGATCGCGATGAACGTCGCCGCCAGCATGCCGCCGATCACGCCGGTGCCGATCGAGTGGCGGCTCGCCGAGCCGGCACCCGTCGAGGTGGCGAGCGGCAACACGCCGAGGATGAAGGCGAGCGAGGTCATCACGATCGGCCGGAAGCGTAGCCGCGCCGCAGCGAGCGCGGCCTCGGCCGCCGTCAGCCCTTCCTTCCGCTTCAAGACCGCGAACTCGACGATCAGGATGGCGTTTTTCGCCGCCAAGCCGATCAGCGTCACGAGGCCGATCTGGAAGTAGACGTCGTTCTCGAGCCCGCGGAGATAGACCGCGGTGAGCGCGCCGACCAAGGCGAACGGCACCGCGAGGATGACCGCGAACGGCAGCGACCAGCGCTCGTACTGGGCCGCGAGGATCAGGAACACCATGATGATGCCGAACAGGAAGGCCTGGCTGCCGGACCCGCTCGTCTCACGCTCCTGATAGGCCGACCCGATCCAGCCGAGCTGATAGCCCTCCGGCAGCACCTCCGTGGCGACCTGGGTCATCGCGTCGATGGCCTGTCCGGACGAGAAGCCGGGGGCCGGACCGCCGAGGATCTTCGCCGCCGGATAGATGTTGAAGCGCGTGACCGTGTCCGGGCCGATGATCCGCTTCACGCTGAGGAGCACGTCGATCGGGATCATGCTGCCGGAATCGGCCCGCACGAATACCTTCTTCAGATCCTCGGGACGCTCGCGGAAGCTCGCATCGGCCTGCAGGCTGACCCGGAAGTTCCGCCCGAACATCGTGAAGTCGTTGACGTAGAGGCTGCCGAAGGTCGCCTGCATCGCCTCGAAGATCGAGGAGATCGGCACCCCGAGCGCCTTCGCCTTCTCGCGATCGACGTCGATGCGATATTGCGGCACGCCGACGCTGAAGGTGGTGTTGAGGCCGGCGAGCTCCGGCCGCTTCGCCGCCGCCGCCAGGAATTTGGTGGTCACGTCGGCGAGCGCGGCGGAATCCGAGCCCGTGCGATTCTGGAGGTAGACCTCGAAACCGCCGGTGGTCGACATGCCCTGAATGGGCGGCGGGTTGAAGGCGAGGATCAGGGCGTCGCGGATCTGCGAGCCCATGCCCATGAGCTGGAAGGC includes:
- the ilvD gene encoding dihydroxy-acid dehydratase, whose product is MPAYRSRTTTHGRNMAGARGLWRATGMKDQDFGKPIIAVVNSFTQFVPGHVHLKDLGQLVAREIEEAGGVAKEFNTIAVDDGIAMGHDGMLYSLPSRDLIADSVEYMVNAHCADAMVCISNCDKITPGMLMAALRINIPVVFVSGGPMEAGKVVLGGKEKALDLVDAMVAAADDRVSDEDVKIIERSACPTCGSCSGMFTANSMNCLTEALGLSLPGNGTIVATHADRRRLFVEAGHLIVDLARRYYEQGDESVLPRSIASFSAFENAMTLDIAMGGSTNTVLHLLAAAYEAGVPFTMQDIDRLSRRVPVLCKVAPSVPNVHMEDVHRAGGIVGILGELDRAGLIKTDLPTVHSETLAKGLDRWDIKRTKSESVETFFRASPGGIPTQVAFSQDRRYREVDADRETGAIRDAAHAFSKDGGLAVLFGNLAEDGCIVKTAGVDESILTFAGPARIFESQDAAVEGILGGKIVPGDIVLIRYEGPRGGPGMQEMLYPTSYLKSKGLGKACALITDGRFSGGSSGLSIGHVSPEAAEGGAIGLVEDGDRIEIDIPNRSIRLAVPDEEIARRRAAMEAKGKAAWKPAKPRPRQVSAALKAYAALTTSASRGAIRDVSQIGQD
- a CDS encoding DEAD/DEAH box helicase, with translation MTSFQDLGLAEPILKALAEEGYDAPTPIQADAIPPVLAGRDLLGIAQTGTGKTAAFALPILHHLAQHTRPVGRRGCRVLVLSPTRELAGQIQDSFKAYGRHLKFTVTLAIGGVPIGRQTRALMPGVDVLVATPGRVIDLYEQGAVKFDEIEVLVLDEADRMLEVGFIHAIRAIIAKLPQKRQGLFFSATMPKEIADLANRLLRDPIEVAVTPVSKTADRIEQSVLYIDQGAKSRLLAEILKAEPIDRAIVFTRTKHGADRVVRNLAASGVTAEAIHGNKSQGQRERALGNFREGRTRILIATDIAARGIDVDGVSHVFNFDLPNIPESYVHRIGRTARAGASGIAISFCAGDERDYLRQIEKLTRQPIALATAYASTAAALAGSGPVVADDRDRREDARGGGRGRNGGGRQDGGRSNGAGRNNNGQRRSDGRAASGGQRNEPRNGADPRVGAERPANTDARPNRAGGRDEARTEGRREAPRKAQGAAGAANGGERSATPRRDHEGGGRRSGGHVTGARDGASRDGGRRDGGRGRSADQGGGDIAGVRFLAEPARRGERDSSAGRPRR
- the infA gene encoding translation initiation factor IF-1; this encodes MAKEELLEFEGVVTEVLPDGHFRVTLDNDHQVLAYAAGRMKKNRIKTLVGDRVTVEMSPYDLDKGRINFRHKTGGAPPPGAPQRRPPPRRR